A region of the Myxococcus stipitatus DSM 14675 genome:
CCCTCGGCCCAGGTGAGCCCCGAGTCGCCGCCATCGCCAGGGGCAGGGACGGTCTTCACCACCTGCCCTGTCTTGGGGTCGATCTTCCGGATGTGGCCCTCTCCGAGTTGGAAGAGATACCGGCCATCGAAAGCGGTCCCCGCATCACAGGGCACGTCGATGGCGCGCACGGGCTCACCACTCTCCGGGTCGAAGGACTGGAGCTTCTCGCCTCCAGCGAACCAGACATTCGCGCCGTCATACGTCACGCCATGGACGCGCGAGGCGGCATCGAAGGGCCCGTACTCGCGCAGAATCTCCGCTGGCTGCGTCTCTTCCGCCTCGGTCCGCGTCTTGTCCATGTCCGTGCTCGTCCCTCGCCCCGTGGCCCGCTCTACTCGAAGAGCGTGGCCGTCGGGAGTAACAAAGTCGTCGTGAAACCACTGACAGGGGGCGCCACCCAGCGCCGCGCACGGCCACTGCCCAGCGCACGGACCTGCCCCTCCTCCGCCAACAAGGAGAGCGCGCGCTGCACCGTCCGTTGACTGGCACCGAGCACGAGCGCCAGCGCCGAGGTCGACCACTGCTCGCCATCCGCGAGCAGTGCCAGCACCGCACCTCCCGCCCCCTCGACAGGTGGCGCGAGGACCCGCACCTCCACCGGAGGCCTTGGAGCCAAGGCGTAGCCCAGCGGGGTGGCGTGAATCTCCGCCAGGTCACGCAACTGCGTCCTCAATCGGCCCAGCTCGACACGCAGGCGCGCGCGATAGGAGGCATTCACACGCCGCGCCCCGAAGACGCGCCGGGCAAGGTCGTCTCGTGTGGCCGCACCGGGCCAGGCCTCGGCCAGTGCGCGCAAGAGCTCGAACAGCACGGGCCGAGTGGCCAGCGTCACGACGCGCGCACGCAGGTGCACCGTGCGACGGCAGGCATTGACGACGAGGTGCTCCGAGCCCAGCAGCGACTCGACCTCATCGAGCATGACCCATCCCGCCTCACCCCGCGCAATGACTCGCGCGGCGGGGAGGCTCAGGACACGCGCGACGTGCTCGACCTCGGCGTCGAGCGAGGGAATGCGCGCACGTCCGGCGGCGCTCCGCACGTGCTCGAGCGCGACGCGGGCGGCACGGGTGGCGCCTCGCCGCAGCGCCACCTCGAGCTCCAGCAGATGCGCGACGGCCCACAGCATCGCGGGCGCGCCGCGGAGGTCGAGCTCGGCCACGGCCCGCGCGGCCTCATCGACCCGTCCCAGCAGAAGGGCACGCCGCGCCTGCAACAGCCGGGTGTAGCGCGCGTTCCGCGTGTCACCGTGGCGAAGGAACGTGCTCAGCGCGTCGTCGAGCGTGAGGTCGGCGCCGCTGAAGTCTCGAGACGCCAGGGCCACCTCCGCCTCCGCGACGTGGCAGCGTGCCCGCGCGAGGTCGTCGCTGGAGCCATAGGCCCGAGCCGCGCGTCGCAGGAGCTGCGTCGCCTTCGCGAACACCCCCATCTGCGCCATGGCGATGCCTCTCACGGCCAGCGCCGGCGCGTCCTCGCGGAGCGCCACGCGCTGGAGTGCCCCCAGGGGGTCGCCCTCTCCCAGTGCCCGAGCCGCCGCCGTGATGAGCGCATCCATGACGCGCATCCTCCAGCCACCCTCCCGCGTTGGGAAGCCCGTCGTCTTTGTTACTCCCAGCCCTCGCGCCCGGTCCATTACCTCTGGGGCATCCACCCCCACGGAGGAATCACCATGCCCCCCATCAAGACGGAGTCGAGGAGTGAGTGGCTGGCCGCGCGCCAGGAGCTGCTGGCGAAGGAGAAGGCCCTCACGCGGATGCGCGACGAGCTGAGCGCCACGCGCCGCAGCCTGCCCTGGCTGCGTGTGACCGAGCCCTACGTGTTCGAGGGCCCCGAGGGCAAGCAGACACTGGCGCAGCTCTTCGCGGGGCGAAGCCAGTTGCTCGTCTACCACTTCATGTTCGCCCCCGAATGGGAGGCCGGCTGCAAGAGCTGTTCGTTCTGGGCGGACTCCTTCAACGGAGTCGCCGAGCACGTGAGTCAGCGGGATGTGAGCTTCGTCGCCATCTCGCGCGCGGAGCTGCCGAAGCTGCAAGCGTTCCGGCAGCGCCTGGGCTGGCGCTTCAAGTGGGTGTCCTCGCATGGGAGCGAGTTCAACTACGACTTCCAGGTGTCCTTCCGGGCAGAGGCCTTGGCTCGGGGCGAAGCCGTCTACAACTACGGGCCGCTGTCGAACTCCAACACGGACATGCCGGGCTTCAGCGTCTTCGCGAAGGACGAGCGCGGCGACATCTTCCACACCTACGGGACCTACGGACGAGGCATCGAGCCCGTCAACGCGGCCTATCAACTCCTGGACCTCCTCCCGAAAGGCCGAGACGAGGACGGGCTGGCCCACCCCATGAGCTGGGTGCGCTTGCGGGACGAGTATGGCCATGGAGCCTGAGCAGCGCCGTCCGGCGGTGCGCGCTCCCGCGTTGTCGCTGGTCCTGGGCCTCATGGCCGCGCTCCTGCCGAAGTGCCCGCTGTGCCTCGTCGCGTACCTCCCCGTGCTCGGAGTGACGGTCGGCGCGGCGGGAGCCCTCATCTCGATGCTGCGTCCCGTCGGCCTCGCGATGGCAGCCCTCTCGCTGGGCTTCATCCTGGTTCGTCGCCTGCGAACGCCACAGCGAACAACCTGACCCGCCACGGCCCCGTCACCCGCGAGTGAGGCGGGGCCTGGCATCGGCAGGCCTCAGGTCGCGTGCCTCAAGGCGCGGAGCCCAGCTCGCGCTCGACCTTCTCCACCAGAACCAGGGCCTCCTGCAGGTGTCGCGAGGAGGCCACGGTGCGCGCCTGGCGCAGCCGCTCCTCGACGAGCGACTTCTCGCCGCGCAGCGAGTGGGCCCGGCCCAGCTCCAGCAAGGTCTCCACCGCGGACCACCAGTCCTCGTTTGTCTCCGCGTTGGAGAGCGCCTGCTCCAGATGGGGCAACGCGGAGGGGACATCTCCTCGACGCAGGTGGAGCCTCCCGAGCGAGGTCTGGGCCTCGCGCTCGCCCGCGGGGTCCTTCACCGCTCGCGCCAGGGAGAGGGCCTTCTCGGAGAGCACCAGCGCCTGGGCGTCCTTCGGGTCCTTGCGCGCGCGAACATTGGCGAGAGCCGTCAGCGCGAACATCTGCCCCGTGGTGAAGCCCACCTGCTCCCGCAGCCGCAGGGAGTCCTCGTACAAGGAGATGGCGGAGTCGAGCTCGCCTCGGTCCTCGGCGAGGGAGGCGAGGTGACGCAGGTTGTAGGACTCCATCAGCACATCGTTCGCGGCGCGGGCGAGCGACAGGCCTTGCGAGTAGGCCGCCCCCGCAGCCTCGGCCTGCCCTTGGAACTGATGGGTGAGCCCCAGGTAGAACAGGGCATCGAGGCGCCCTCGAGAATCCCCCGAGGTGACGGCGATATCCCGCGCCTGCTCGAAGAACCCGGCGACGTGAGCCCACTCGCCCTGCCCCGTCAGGAGCACGATGCCGTAGTGGTAGATGCCCTCCGAGTTGAGCGCGGCGACACGGGCCCGTGCGTCGCCCGATGCATCCGCGAGGCGACGGGCCCGGTGCAGCACCTCGAGCACCTGGGGCCTCTGCATCCCGGTCCGGTGGCGGAGCATCCGGGACATGACGCGACCTTGCTGCGCGAGGATGAGGGCCTCGCCCCCTCCGTCCTTCAGGAGCCGGGCGCGCTCCCCCGCGAACTGACCGAGCGCCACGGCGTCGTCATACCGGCTCTCCAAGTCGTAGGCCTGCATCAAGGTGACAGCCGCTTCGCTGAAGGCACGTCCCTGCTCGGCGCCCGTGCCCGCGCTGGGGGCCTGAGCGGACCTGCTGGTCGCGCAAGCGGTGACGAGTGACACCAATCCCACACAGATGAGCTGCCTCATGTCCCAGTCCTCCCGAGAGGCGTCGTGCCTCCCATCGCGGACCGAAACTAGGGACAGACTCGCCGCCTGGGGCGCTGATGGGATGAGACGCGGAGCGGAGGGACGAGCCGCGGAGGGGGAAGGACGAGTGACTCGCTGTCGGAGCCACCTCGAATGGGGTTACCCTCTCCGACATCATGACGGCCGAGGAGCGACAGCAGCTCGTGGAGCAAGCGCGGGACCTCCTGACGAAGCACGTGGTCCGCTGGGAGGAACCCGCGCCGTGGGCGGAGCACAGGGACTCGAGCTACACACAGCTCGCGGTCGCGGTGCGGCAGGCGCTCGCGGGGGACTCGGGGGCGATTCCGACGCTGCGCCGGGTGTTCGGCGAGCCGTTCTTCGCCCGGACCAACTCCCACAATGAATACGGGATGGCCTCGCTGGGCCTCGCGCTGCTCGGAGACCGCGAGTCGCTGGAGCTCATCCGAGGGGTCATGCCCATCAACCTGAACCGGGAGACCCGGCCCCTCGCCCTCGCACTGCTCGAGGAGCCCTCGGCGCGAAGCAACGACTGACACACCGCTCGCTCACAGCGGATGGCCGAGCACCTGCTCCAGCCGAGTCCGGTACGTGCGGCTCAACGTCAGCTCCTGACCGTCTCTCAGGACGAGCCTGTGGTCTCCAGACAGCGTCGGTGACAGGGAGACAATCCGGTCCACGTTCACGAGCGCGGAGCGGTGCACGCGGGCAAACCGTCGCGACGGCAGGCGCCCCTCCAGCTCCGCCATCGTCTCGCGCAGCAGGTGTGTCTCCGCGCCGATGTGCAGCGTGACGTAGTTCCCCGCCGACTCCACCCAGTCCAGGTCATCCACGGCCACGAGCACCGTGCGGGTCCCCGTCTTGACCACGAGCCGCTCGGGGGTGGGCTCGGGCCGAAGCTCCTGGAACATCCGCTGGAGCTGCTGCCTCAAGTCTCCGGGAGGCGCCGCCAGGCGCTCCCTCACCCGCGTCAACGTGCGCCGGAAGCGCTCCACCGTGAACGGCTTGAGCAGGTAGTCCACCGCGGCGGCATCGAACGCTCGCAGCGCATGCTGGGGCCAGGCCGTGACGAAGACGACCACCGGAGGCGCCCCCGGCCCCATCTCCGCCAGCACACCGAACCCATCCCGCTCCGGCATCTCCACGTCGAGGAACACCAGCGCGGGCCGCTCACGCGCCAGCACCTCCATCGCCTCCTGCCCGTCCGCACACTCCGCCACCGGATGCAGGTCCGGCTCCGAGGCCAGCAGCGTCCGCAGCCGCTCGCGGGCCAGGGGCTCGTCATCGACGATGAGCGTGCGGACGCTCATGACCGCGTCCTCCGGTAGGGCATCGACAAGGAGAGGAGGAACCCGCTCGGCGCACGCGCCCTCCACGTCACGGATTGCTCGGCCCCATGCAGTCGCTCCAGCCGCGCGCGCGTGGCCCCCAGCCCGATTCCCTCCTCCAGCTCCGTCCGCCCCACGGGCGGCCCCACCCCGTCGTCCTCCACCTCCAGCGCCAGCTTCGCGCCGTCACGACGGACACGGACCCAGACCTTGCCGGGCCCTCTGCGCGGAGCAATGCCGTGCCGGATGGCGTTCTCCACGAGCGGCTGGAGCAACAGCGAGGGCACCAGCCCCTCCCGAGCCTCCTCCGCCACCGACACCTCCACCTGGAGCCGGTCGGAGAAGCGCGTGCGCTCGATGTCCAGATACGGCGCGAGCAGCTCCAGCTCCTCGGAGAGCGGCACCTCGTGGCGCCCGTCGCGCTCCAGGCTCGCGCGCAACAGCTCGCTCAGCTGCCCCACCATCCGGTCCGCGGAGTCCACGTCCCGGTGCATCAGCGTGGAGATGGCATGCAGCGTGTTGAACAAGAAGTGAGGCTGGAGCTGGCTGCGCAGCAGCTGCAGTTGGGCCTGCGCGAGCTGCGCCTCCAGCTGGGACGCGCGCACCGCCTCTTCACGCATCCTCCGCGCATACGCGACCGCCGCCTCCAACCCCACCAGGGAGAAGTAGACGAGCAGGTCGAAGTCCGTCGTCTTCGACGCGATGAACAGGAAATAGCTCCACGCCCCCGTCCACCCGCCGTCGACCTCCACCACGAGCCACTCGCGCAGCACCGCGAACAGTCCCAACGCCAGCACCGCGAAGCCCACCCCGGGCACCAGGTGCATCGGCACCTGCACGAACCAGGGCTTGCCCGTCGCGCGAATCCGTCGCGCCACCGCCAGGACGAACGGCGTGAGGACCGCCCAGGCGTACCAGACGCACGCCCCCGTCAGCAGCGCCTCGCCCAGTCGAGGCGGCTCCCCTCGCGAGGCCCGATACACGAACAGCTGCGCCCCATAGAGCAGCGCGAGCACCGTGTATCCGGCCAGGATCACCGCGGGCCAGAACCCGCGTGGAGACAGCCTCCACCCCGCTCCGGGGGCGGAGGCAGCGGCGGAGGACTCGGCGGTCCATGACACAGAAGGGCTCGTCGACATGGGGGTGACGGTGACTCTAGCCCCACCCCACGGCCTTTGACGAAGTCCGGTCGACGAGGCCCTCCAGCGCACATCCCTCATGCCCCTGGAGAGCCTTCCCGGACGAGGCCTCCGCTCGCATGCGTCTTACTGACAGAGCCTCTCGACCGACTTGATTCTGATCACGCCATCGACATTCGGGTCGTTGGTCTGGTCGCCGATGGCGAGGGTCCCGTTCGTCGCGAAGTTCTTGCGAGTGAGCCGCGCGACCCCGTCGATGCTCACCGTGGCCACCTTCGCCGCATCCACCGCGAGCTCATAGACATGGTACGCACCATCCGTCACGGGGAACCCCACGGCCTGCGTGTCGTCCGCCCATCCGATGGCCGCGCGGTCGAGGTAGATCATCTGCGCGCGCTCCGTGGAGGTTCCCGCGGGTGACGTGAAGCCCCCCAGGATGGCCGCCCCACTGTCCAGCGAGTTGTGGTTGTTCACCGACTCGACCTGCATCGTCACACGGAGCTTGAAGGGCCTCGTTGCGTCGAAGGCATTCGCCAGCGTGATGAGCAACTGCCCGCTCGTCCTCGCGCCGGTGTTCGTCGACGTGGCGAGGCGGACATGGTCCGTGCCCTGGGTGATGGTGTTCGGGTCCTGCGCGAAGGTCCTCCAGCCTTGCGTGGTGATGTCTTCGCCGCCGACCAGCAGCGGAACACTCGAGCGCGCGGACCACTGCGTCGTCGACGTCGCCGGCTGGCACGACTCGCAGGCATTCGCCGGGTTCACCGCTCCCGCTGCGTGCAGCGCGCCATCGATGAAGCACCTCTGGCTGCACGCACCGGCCGAGCAGACCTGGCCCGTCCCGCACTGCGTCCCGTCCGCACGAGGCGTCCACGCGGTCGGGGACGTTCTTGGACTGCACTGCTCGCACCCATTCGCCGGATTCACGGCCCCGGAGGCAACCCTCAGATTGTCTATCTGACAGCGCTCGACACAGGCACCTGCCTCACAGTCCTCGATGGACGAACAGGCATTGCCGCAACGGCCGCAGTGCGCGGAGTCCGTCCCTGTGTTCACGCAGGCACCGCCACACTCGGCTTCGCCCGCGTTGTTGCAAGTCACCGGGCCGGAGGCGTCAGGCGTGGGGATGGGGTCAGGCGGGCGATCATCACCACAAGCAGCCACGAGGCCGAGAACAACGAGGCAGGAGAGCGCGACAGAGCGAATGGAGACCATGTCGCTCCCACCTTACGCCGCACCCCGCCCGCGCACGACCTCTGCTCGCGACGACATCCCACTTGAAGCCACTCTCCTTCCGACGACCACAGGCCCGGATGGAAGGTGAAGTGGGTCGGAGTGCCGGCCCCACACACCACACGACGTGGCCCCTTCAGGGCTGGAGAGGCGACCCGAGTGGCCGCGTCGTCAGGGCTTGGGAGTCATCAGCCACCATGGAGTCTCCAGGGCGTCTTGGGGCATCCGAATCCCCGGCGCACGGCGCACATGCGCCCAGAAGCGGCGACTCACATCCTTATCCAGGAGCTTGAAGTCCCCCGCCTTCTGTCGCTGCTCGAGGAATGGAAGATAGGCTCCCACGGCCTCGGCGCCCACCTGCTGGAAAATGATGTCACCGCCAAACTCGCGGTGCAGTGAGCGCTGCACCATCCACGACAGGACCATCTCCCGCGCCACCTCGTCCTCGAGTTCCTTCAGCGCAGCCGCCCCAAGGGCCGCATCATCCTCGGACTGTCCGCGGAGAGCCCGCTCCGTCGACTCCTGCGAGGCCTGGAGTGAGCGTCGCTGCTCGGGCGACAAGTCCACGCGTCCGAGCTCCGCGCGCAGGCGGTCCCGCTCCGCCTCGAGCTGTTGACGGAGCGCTTTCGTGCCCGAGGAGAGTCCCGCGACCGCGGCCTCGATGTCCTGCTTCGCGGGCACAAGGCCCTTCCGCTCGATATATGCCTGCAGGAGCGGCCCCAGCAGGAGCTCCTGAAGCGCCTGCATCTCGGAGTTGGACTCCCAGAGCGCATAGTCCTCGGGACTCAGCGTCGCGCGCCTGGCCTGTCGCTCCGATTCCCGCGGCCTGAGGGCAGACCGTGGAATCTCACGTTTCAGGACCACGGCCACGGGCTTCTCGACGGCTGCCGGCGGCGCGGCCAGGGCGTCGTTTCGCGCCACCAGGAGCAGCAGCCCACAGACGCCCCACGCCCAGAGCCCCTTGAAACCCTTTTGCATGTGCATTCCTTTCAGGAGGGGAGAAAGGCATTGCATCCAGCATGCCTCCACGACTCCCTTCGCGGCCCTGTATCACGGCCTGCACACCTCGGCGGGCCCTCGTGCAGGGTGTGCAACGGACTGCGCACCTGTGCCTCCTCTCTCCGGCCTCGGGTGACACGGGACTGAGAAGGGAATACGGGCTCGATTCCGGCGCGGCGTGAAGGGAGATGGCTCCCTATCGCGCCACGGAGCTCTCGTCCGGGGTCGGGGAGAGGGCCGGAGGCGCGGCGGTCTCCAGTTCGGCGTCGGAGAGGAGCCGGTAGCCGAGCGTCCTCGCCGCATCGAGCTTGTCGACCTCGACGTGAACCAGGTGCCCTTCTGGAGTCCGGGCGCGGACCTTGCCCTCGGAGACGAAGGCCCATCGCGTGGAGCGGGGGACTTGCGTCATCGCCAGGTCCGAGGAGACGTGGGTCACGAGCCCCGACTGGACATCGAGGATTCGCACCAGCTGGGACGGAGGCGGGGTCGCGGTCTTCTCCGAGGTGTCGCGGCACGTGACGACGCCTCGCACCCAGCCACGCTTGTTGCTGGTGGTGTCCGAGAGGATGACCGCCGAGCCCACCTGGGTGCCGAAGAAGACCTGGGGCCCCTTCTCGGAGCCCGAGTCCAGGAACCATTGATACTGGCGCTCCTTGCAGAGCTCCTTCGCCCGCTTGTGGAAGTAGTCGTGCAGCGTGCCCAGGTGCGTATAGGGATTGCCGCGCACTTCGATGCGGACGACGCCGGGGGATATCTCGGAGTCCTGATAGCCACCGGACATCCCCATCGGCTGATAGGGGGTTGCACAGCCGTGGAGCACGAGTCCAGCGGCCGGCATGGCGAGAAGTCGTCTGAGCAAGGGCATCGTCAGGTCAGGGTGGGAAAGAAGGGGCGAGGTGGGTGAGGCGCTGATGAACCGGGCCCGCTCGAGCCTTCAGGTTGTTCGCCGGGGACGTGAGGACCACGAGCGCACTGACACGAACGGCCTGCCTGGCAATACCCCCGAGGGGGGAGGGTCAATGCGTGACACGGAGTCGGCTCCGACCTTGCCCAGACAACCCAACCCGAGAGGTGTTTGAGTCACGAAGCCAATGCGCTACCGTGAAAGCTCCGCGGCGGTCTGCCGCGCCCGACCTGGGGGATGGAACGACATGGGGCTTGGTGAAGATTTGCGACTGCTCTCGGAGCAGGTGCGTAAGCGTCAGGCATTCATCAAGGGTGAGGAGGCCACGAAGCAAGCCCTCATCCTCCCATTCCTCCAGGCGCTGGGCTACGACATCTACGACCCGACGGAGACCCAGCCCGAGTACGTCGCGGACTTCGCCAAGAAGCGCGGCGGCGTCATGGAGAAGGTGGACTATGCCCTGCATCTGAAGGGGCAGCCCGCGCTCTTCATCGAATGCAAGGCCGCGGACGCCGCGCCGGAAGACCACGACGGACAGCTGGCTCGCTACTTCAATGCCACACTGTCGGTTCGCATCGGCATCGTGACGAACGGCACGCGCTATCGCTTCTTCACGGACCTGCAGTCTCCCAATGTGATGGATGCGGTGCCCTTCCTGGAGTTCAACATCCTTGGCTTCACCGACCGGGACGTCGAGCTGCTCCGCCCGTTCACCAAGGAGTTCTTCGACGCGACCTCCATCCAGGGGCATGCCGAGGAGATCATCTTCGTCGGAAAGGTGACCGCGCTCATCAACGAGCTGTTGCGCAATCCCTCGGAGAGTTTTGTCCGGTTCCTGCTCACGGAAGTCGAGCTGGTTTCGGGACGAGTCACTCGCAGCGTCGTCGAGCGATTCATCCCCATCGTCAAGAAGTCCATCCAGACGACGCTCCTGGACATGATGACGAAGTCGATTCAGCAGGAGATCGCCCAGCCCAACGCGCCGAACATCCCCGCGCCCCCAGCCGCGCCTCCGAGCCCCGCGGAGGCCCTCCAGCGTTCAGCCGAGGCAGGTGAATCGGCGTCCTTGATTGAGACCACCGCGCTCGAGCTGGAGATCTTCCGCATCGTCCAGAAGCAGTGCGCCGAGTCCGCGCTCAAGCAGACCCTTGGATACAAGGACTCGACGGCCTACTTCGCCATCAACCTGGGCAAGGTGACGTCCTGGTTCCTCCGGGCCTTCACCAACGGGAAGAAGAAATCGCTCGTCACCCGACTGCCCACGGAACAAGCCACGATGCTCGCCCCGGGGTTCGAGGTGGAAGCCGCACCTGACGGAATGGGCAAGAGCCGTATCTTCTTCAATGCCTCCAGCGACATCGAGAAGCTCAGGGCCTTGGTGCTCGTCGCCTACGAAGAGGAGGCGAAGCGGCAATCCAGTGGCACCGCCGAGGGCAGCGCGCCTTCCGAGAGCACGCCGACCGCCTGAGCCCCTCAGGAACCCGTACCAGCCATGTCCGCGGAAGCTCTTGAACGACTCGGATCGCTCGACGCTCTGGTCCACACCCTGAGCAGCTGCCGAAGGAAGATTGCGTTCCTGGTGGGCTCCCCGCTCTCCATGCCGGATACACCCGGAGCCCCCGGTGTCCCTGGCACGGCGGAGATGGTCCGACTCGCGCGGAAAGCCGCGGGACCCAGCGCGGAGCCGAAGTTCGACTCCGCGCTCGCAGACGCAGCGGGTCCCCAGCAGTACCAGCTCGCCATGAAGTTCCTTCGGGAGTGGCGGGACCAGGAAACCGTCAACACCGTCATCCGAGAGGCCGTGCTGCAGGCGAGACTCAGTGCACCGCCCTCCCCTCGTGGCGACCTCCAACAGCTCGAGAACGACCTCCCTGGCTGGTATCTCCCCGCCGCGACGCGAGACCTCGCGAAACTGGTCGTTTCGTGCCCCGAGCGGTTCGGCCCCATCCTGACGACCAACTTCGACCCGCTGCTCTCCATCGCCATCCGACAAGCAGGTGGAAGGGTCTCGCAGGTCGTTCTTCATGCGGATGGGCGCCTGGACCCGGTGCGGCCCGAGCCAGACGTCCAGAGCCTGGTCTACCTGCACGGGTACTGGAGGCAATCCGACACCCTCCACACCCCGATTCAGCTCACCCAGAGACGCCCGAACCTCGACGCATCCCTCCAGGCCCTGCTTCGTGAATACACCCTCGTGGTGGTGGGGTATGGAGGATGGGACGACATCATCGCCCAGACCTTGGAGAAGTGCGGATACGACACCCAGGCCCAGGTGGACGTCGTCTGGACATTCTATGAGTCGGATGCCGAGAAGATTCACGGGCAGAACAAGTCGCTCTTCGCGCGC
Encoded here:
- a CDS encoding DUF899 domain-containing protein is translated as MPPIKTESRSEWLAARQELLAKEKALTRMRDELSATRRSLPWLRVTEPYVFEGPEGKQTLAQLFAGRSQLLVYHFMFAPEWEAGCKSCSFWADSFNGVAEHVSQRDVSFVAISRAELPKLQAFRQRLGWRFKWVSSHGSEFNYDFQVSFRAEALARGEAVYNYGPLSNSNTDMPGFSVFAKDERGDIFHTYGTYGRGIEPVNAAYQLLDLLPKGRDEDGLAHPMSWVRLRDEYGHGA
- a CDS encoding tetratricopeptide repeat protein, coding for MRQLICVGLVSLVTACATSRSAQAPSAGTGAEQGRAFSEAAVTLMQAYDLESRYDDAVALGQFAGERARLLKDGGGEALILAQQGRVMSRMLRHRTGMQRPQVLEVLHRARRLADASGDARARVAALNSEGIYHYGIVLLTGQGEWAHVAGFFEQARDIAVTSGDSRGRLDALFYLGLTHQFQGQAEAAGAAYSQGLSLARAANDVLMESYNLRHLASLAEDRGELDSAISLYEDSLRLREQVGFTTGQMFALTALANVRARKDPKDAQALVLSEKALSLARAVKDPAGEREAQTSLGRLHLRRGDVPSALPHLEQALSNAETNEDWWSAVETLLELGRAHSLRGEKSLVEERLRQARTVASSRHLQEALVLVEKVERELGSAP
- a CDS encoding LytR/AlgR family response regulator transcription factor; amino-acid sequence: MSVRTLIVDDEPLARERLRTLLASEPDLHPVAECADGQEAMEVLARERPALVFLDVEMPERDGFGVLAEMGPGAPPVVVFVTAWPQHALRAFDAAAVDYLLKPFTVERFRRTLTRVRERLAAPPGDLRQQLQRMFQELRPEPTPERLVVKTGTRTVLVAVDDLDWVESAGNYVTLHIGAETHLLRETMAELEGRLPSRRFARVHRSALVNVDRIVSLSPTLSGDHRLVLRDGQELTLSRTYRTRLEQVLGHPL
- a CDS encoding sensor histidine kinase, with translation MSWTAESSAAASAPGAGWRLSPRGFWPAVILAGYTVLALLYGAQLFVYRASRGEPPRLGEALLTGACVWYAWAVLTPFVLAVARRIRATGKPWFVQVPMHLVPGVGFAVLALGLFAVLREWLVVEVDGGWTGAWSYFLFIASKTTDFDLLVYFSLVGLEAAVAYARRMREEAVRASQLEAQLAQAQLQLLRSQLQPHFLFNTLHAISTLMHRDVDSADRMVGQLSELLRASLERDGRHEVPLSEELELLAPYLDIERTRFSDRLQVEVSVAEEAREGLVPSLLLQPLVENAIRHGIAPRRGPGKVWVRVRRDGAKLALEVEDDGVGPPVGRTELEEGIGLGATRARLERLHGAEQSVTWRARAPSGFLLSLSMPYRRTRS
- a CDS encoding CC0125/CC1285 family lipoprotein; this translates as MPAAGLVLHGCATPYQPMGMSGGYQDSEISPGVVRIEVRGNPYTHLGTLHDYFHKRAKELCKERQYQWFLDSGSEKGPQVFFGTQVGSAVILSDTTSNKRGWVRGVVTCRDTSEKTATPPPSQLVRILDVQSGLVTHVSSDLAMTQVPRSTRWAFVSEGKVRARTPEGHLVHVEVDKLDAARTLGYRLLSDAELETAAPPALSPTPDESSVAR
- a CDS encoding type I restriction endonuclease, with translation MGLGEDLRLLSEQVRKRQAFIKGEEATKQALILPFLQALGYDIYDPTETQPEYVADFAKKRGGVMEKVDYALHLKGQPALFIECKAADAAPEDHDGQLARYFNATLSVRIGIVTNGTRYRFFTDLQSPNVMDAVPFLEFNILGFTDRDVELLRPFTKEFFDATSIQGHAEEIIFVGKVTALINELLRNPSESFVRFLLTEVELVSGRVTRSVVERFIPIVKKSIQTTLLDMMTKSIQQEIAQPNAPNIPAPPAAPPSPAEALQRSAEAGESASLIETTALELEIFRIVQKQCAESALKQTLGYKDSTAYFAINLGKVTSWFLRAFTNGKKKSLVTRLPTEQATMLAPGFEVEAAPDGMGKSRIFFNASSDIEKLRALVLVAYEEEAKRQSSGTAEGSAPSESTPTA